A single Bacillus sp. HMF5848 DNA region contains:
- the prli42 gene encoding stressosome-associated protein Prli42 has protein sequence MSRKAQKFIVYLMLATMLLTTILAGASMWF, from the coding sequence ATGTCCCGTAAAGCACAAAAATTTATCGTTTATTTAATGCTAGCAACCATGCTTTTAACAACTATATTAGCAGGGGCGAGCATGTGGTTTTAA
- a CDS encoding L,D-transpeptidase, which yields MKLIVMLALVFSPIWPLGVNPIIGDPFIIINKKTNELTYIDDATIQGTYIVATGVTNDLTPEGLFTVTVKAKDPYYRKKDIPGGSPDNPLGTRWIGFDADNTDGRIFGIHGTNNPDSIGKYVSNGCVRMNNNEVEALFNSIPLGTRILIVNTDKSFAQLGKEYRALP from the coding sequence ATGAAGCTTATTGTTATGTTAGCCTTGGTATTTTCCCCTATTTGGCCATTAGGTGTAAACCCTATTATAGGTGACCCGTTTATAATTATTAATAAAAAAACAAACGAGCTTACGTATATTGATGATGCAACTATTCAAGGGACGTACATTGTTGCAACAGGTGTGACAAACGACTTAACACCTGAAGGATTGTTTACTGTGACTGTCAAAGCGAAGGACCCATACTATCGTAAAAAAGATATTCCTGGTGGTTCTCCAGATAATCCACTTGGTACAAGGTGGATTGGATTTGATGCAGACAATACAGATGGTAGAATTTTTGGGATACATGGAACAAACAACCCTGACAGTATTGGTAAATATGTATCTAATGGTTGCGTAAGAATGAATAACAACGAGGTGGAGGCATTGTTTAATTCCATCCCATTAGGCACGAGAATTCTTATTGTAAATACTGATAAAAGCTTTGCACAATTGGGTAAAGAATATAGAGCATTACCATAA
- the mce gene encoding methylmalonyl-CoA epimerase, translated as MIEKIDHIGIAVKSLELSLPFYVDVLGLELEGIEQVDSERVKVAFVKIGQSRLELLEPTSSDSPIATFIEKRGEGIHHVALGVTSIEERLEELKTKGIRLIHEKPKIGAHEAKIAFLHPKSTGSVLLELCEKPNKGV; from the coding sequence ATGATTGAGAAGATTGATCACATTGGTATTGCTGTAAAGTCTCTCGAGTTGTCGCTGCCATTTTATGTTGATGTATTAGGGTTAGAGCTTGAAGGAATTGAGCAAGTTGATTCAGAAAGAGTCAAAGTAGCATTTGTAAAGATTGGTCAATCACGTTTGGAACTTCTTGAACCTACATCATCGGACAGTCCAATTGCAACGTTTATTGAGAAGCGCGGAGAAGGAATCCACCATGTTGCTTTAGGTGTAACGTCCATTGAAGAACGATTAGAGGAACTAAAAACAAAGGGGATTAGATTAATTCACGAAAAACCAAAGATAGGTGCTCATGAAGCGAAAATTGCATTTTTGCACCCTAAGTCAACGGGTAGTGTATTGCTAGAGCTTTGTGAGAAACCAAACAAAGGGGTGTAA